Proteins co-encoded in one Callospermophilus lateralis isolate mCalLat2 chromosome 2, mCalLat2.hap1, whole genome shotgun sequence genomic window:
- the LOC143387558 gene encoding caspase-13-like — protein sequence MSFKICAEAIDGRPEPVSEESRGLLKLCPRQNFLELCTKEAGRIYPIREKATRTRLALIICNTKFDSLPRRNGSEYDIQGMQRLLEDLGYTVVVERNLTARAMKRVLRDFAARLEHKSSDSTFLVFMSHGIFDAICGITHGDETQDVLPYDSIFQIFNNQNCSHLKDKPKVIIIQACRGGNTGEVWVSDSPAGSVDSSSQFSENPMHDGVHKAHVEKDFVAFCSSTPHNLSWRKKNGSIFITELINNIQEHSWYCHLTEIFMMVQRSFEIPGVKAQMPTIERQTLTKLFYLFPGN from the exons ATGTCTTTTAAAATTTGTGCAGAAGCTATTGATGGCAGACCAGAGCCAGTATCTGAAGAATCCAGAGGCTTACTCAAGCTTTGTCCTCGTCAAAATTTCCTGGAACTATGCACAAAGGAGGCTGGAAGG ATCTACCCAATCAGAGAGAAGGCGACCCGCACTCGCCTGGCCCTCATCATCTGTAACACAAAGTTTGACTCTCTCCCAAGGCGCAATGGGTCTGAATATGACATCCAAGGGATGCAGAGGCTGCTTGAAGACCTGGGCTACACTGTTGTTGTAGAAAGAAATCTCACAGCCAGG gCCATGAAGAGAGTCCTAAGAGATTTTGCTGCCCGTCTAGAGCACAAGTCCTCAGACAGCACATTCTTGGTGTTCATGTCCCATGGCATCTTTGATGCGATCTGTGGGATCACACATGGTGATGAAACACAAGATGTGTTGCCTTATGATTCCATCTTCCAGATTTTCAACAACCAGAACTGTTCCCATTTGAAGGACAAACCCAAGGTCATCATCATCCAGGCCTGTAGAGGGG GAAACACTGGAGAGGTGTGGGTCAGCGATTCTCCAGCAGGCTCAGTGGACAGCTCTTCACAGTTTTCTGAGAACCCGATGCATGATGGTGTCCACAAGGCCCATGTGGAGAAGGACTTTGTTGCTTTCTGCTCTTCAACACCAC ATAATCTttcttggaggaaaaaaaatggttCCATCTTCATCACAGAACTCATAAATAATATTCAAGAACATTCTTGGTATTGTCACCTAACAGAAATATTTATGATG gttcaacGATCATTTGAAATACCAGGTGTTAAAGCTCAGATGCCCACAATTGAAAGACAAACCTTGACTAAACTTTTTTACCTCTTCCCAGGCAATTAA